The sequence AGCACCGGACCGGCCGTCCGGATGTCTTCGGCGCTCAGGTGGTCGAACACCGAAGCCCGGACGCGGGCCAGGTGGCTCGGGTAGGCCGCCTCCAGTCTGGCCAATCCGGCGTCGGTCAGCACGGCGTTGGACGCGCGCCCGTCCTCCTCGCAGCGCCGCTTCTCGACCAGCCCGCGGCGGGCGAGGTCGTCGACCACCCGGCTGATCCGGCTGAGCGACAACGCGGTCGCCGCCGCCAGCGCGGAGATGCGGAGCAGGCGATCCGGTGCCTCCGACAGCGAGACGAGCACGCCGTAATCGCTGATCGTGAGGCCGGTCTCCGGCAGGAACCGGTCTTCCAGCGCGCGCGGGAGTACGGTCGTGACGCGGATCAGCGACCGCCAGAACGCGGCTTCCCCGGTGTCGAGCGCGGACAGATCACCCATACCGGCGACTCTACCGAAAGCTTGCTTGCGCAACCAGCCAAAGTGAGTACAGTGTCGTTGAACCCTCAATCAATCGGGGGTCGCCACCACGAGGAGAGAAGACCAAAGATGACCAGCGCGACCACCTACCCCCAGCTGACCGGCGAATACACCCTCGACGCCGCCCACTCGCGGATCGGGTTCGTCGCCCGGCACGCCATGGTGACCAAGGTGCGCGGCAGCTTCAACGAGTTCACCGGTGCCGCCACGATCGACGGCGACGCGCCGGAGAAGTCGAGCGTCCAGGTGACCATCCAGGCGCACAGCATCGACACCCGCAACGCGGACCGCGACGGGCACCTGAAGAGCAACGACTTCCTGTCGATGGACGAGTACCCGCAGATCACCTTCACCTCGACCGAGATCAAGCAGACCGGCGACACCAGCTTCGACGTCACCGGTGACCTGACCATCAAGGACGTCACCCGCTCGGTGACCGTCCCGTTCGAGTTCGAGGGCTCCGCGAAGGACCCGTTCGGCAACGACCGGATCGGCTTCGAGGGCTCCACCACGATCAGCCGCAAGGACTACGGCATCACCTGGAACGCCGCGCTCGAGACCGGTGGCGTGCTGGTGAGCGACAAGGTCACGCTGGAGTTCGAGATCTCCGCGATCAAGTCCGCCTGACGCCGGGAGCGGGAACCGGGCTCACCGGTTCCCGCTCGCCCGCAGGTTCTCGATCCCGACGTCGAGCGCCGCTTCGAGGTGATCGATGCGGCCGGTCGACAGCATCACCACCACGCCGCCCTGGATCCCGGCCAGCAGGGCGGCCGCGGTGCGTTCGGCGTCCAGGTCCGCGGCGACCTCGCCGGCGGCCTGCAGGTGCCGGACGCCGGCCGCGATCTCCTGCCGCCATCGCTCCAGCATGTCGCCGACGACCTTTTGCGCACCGGGGGTTGCGCGGCCCAGCTGCGAGATGAGCACGTTGAGCGGGCAGTGCTGGCCCCGCGCGGTGTAGTGCGAGACGACCGTGTCACGCCAGCGCCGCCAGGCCGCCCACGACGTCAGCTCGCCCAGCTGGGGCTGCTGGGCCGCGATGACCTGGTCCGCTTCGTACCGGGCCACCTCCAGCAGCAGGTCTTCCTTGCCGCCGGGGAAGTAGTGGAAGAGCTGGCTCTTGCTCGTGCCGGTGCGCGCCCGGATGTCGTCCAGCGTCGTGACGGCGACGCCGCGCTCCCGGATCTCCTTCGCGGCCCCTTCGACGATCCGCTTCCGCGTCGCGGCGCCCTTGGGGGTCAGCTGCTTGGTGACTGGACTCACGGGTCCACTCTAGTCCGTTCGGGCGGTTCCGGCCCGAGGACGATTGGCGGGACCCGGGAACGGGGAATCGATTTCCCGGCCCGGGGAGGGAATCATGCTGCTGGACAAGTTCGTCTTCGACGGGGAGCCCGCGCAGGTCGGCCGGGTCCGCGCCTGGGTGCGCGACCGCCTGGCCGCGGCCGAAGAGGTACCGGACGAGGTGACGGCGGACGTCGTGCTGATCGCGGGGGAACTGGCCGCGAACGCCGTCCGCCACGCGACGGGACCGGTGCGCGCGCTGCTGACGTGCGCGGATTCGGCGGTGTGGATCGGCGTCGAGGACGCGGGCGGAGCGGCGTGGTTCGACCCGGCGGCCCCCGACGTGGCCCCGGTCGGCACCGGGCTGAAGCTGATCGCGGCGTGCAGCCGCCGGCGCGGGCACTTCCACCGCGCGGACGGCGGCAAGACGGTCTGGGCGGAGATCCCGATCGGCACCTGAGCGCGGCCGGGATGTCATGAACGAGTCGTTCATGACGTGAGGCGACAGGGCCCCGGCAAAGTTACGCGGCTGGGCCGCTCTGCCGCCGGTGACCCGCTCGCCCGACGTCTTGAATGACTCATTCAGGTCTTCGGAGGTCCTGAATGAGTCATTCAAGACGCTGGTACAACGCTGCGGGCTGCACCGACGCGACTTTGCCGGGACCCTGACGTGAGGCGAGGTGAACGACCCGTTCATGACGCTCTCGGGCCGGTGTTC is a genomic window of Amycolatopsis lexingtonensis containing:
- a CDS encoding MarR family winged helix-turn-helix transcriptional regulator, translating into MGDLSALDTGEAAFWRSLIRVTTVLPRALEDRFLPETGLTISDYGVLVSLSEAPDRLLRISALAAATALSLSRISRVVDDLARRGLVEKRRCEEDGRASNAVLTDAGLARLEAAYPSHLARVRASVFDHLSAEDIRTAGPVLARLAAALDAAPPTDEEPRTR
- a CDS encoding YceI family protein — encoded protein: MTSATTYPQLTGEYTLDAAHSRIGFVARHAMVTKVRGSFNEFTGAATIDGDAPEKSSVQVTIQAHSIDTRNADRDGHLKSNDFLSMDEYPQITFTSTEIKQTGDTSFDVTGDLTIKDVTRSVTVPFEFEGSAKDPFGNDRIGFEGSTTISRKDYGITWNAALETGGVLVSDKVTLEFEISAIKSA
- a CDS encoding TetR/AcrR family transcriptional regulator, with product MSPVTKQLTPKGAATRKRIVEGAAKEIRERGVAVTTLDDIRARTGTSKSQLFHYFPGGKEDLLLEVARYEADQVIAAQQPQLGELTSWAAWRRWRDTVVSHYTARGQHCPLNVLISQLGRATPGAQKVVGDMLERWRQEIAAGVRHLQAAGEVAADLDAERTAAALLAGIQGGVVVMLSTGRIDHLEAALDVGIENLRASGNR
- a CDS encoding ATP-binding protein is translated as MLLDKFVFDGEPAQVGRVRAWVRDRLAAAEEVPDEVTADVVLIAGELAANAVRHATGPVRALLTCADSAVWIGVEDAGGAAWFDPAAPDVAPVGTGLKLIAACSRRRGHFHRADGGKTVWAEIPIGT